One Pseudoalteromonas undina genomic region harbors:
- a CDS encoding ATP-binding protein, with the protein MLKQLIGSLSIKVLSSLAIFILIQIIVYVVINERTDKIEQASKNVLNINGLSVVVFEINKDILQIQRDISVYGVSGSEVIFDKIKSTQQSIQARLIEAQQRIQQHKIKNSLNAMQSLVLNYGKSIDSLKKRYDEKSKIIEQQLPNTYELALTTLASRDRETAKLGKDLLLFQLKDHWHHLYRNSILFLTQRDYAKRSQVKQRLQLIKQLTNSGATNKMIGHNKVEQLNSLTTKFESLFAQAIQANRNYLTLSNIVIAGDSVEFSALAKKLQEDALLLLSDISKTSQESIDAAQTVIQVSLFLSVTLFILFALFFHFHIIKAINRLTFSFRSFLNGDFSANIADINREDEIGFLAQAANKFRVLNERLVEAKKAAEETSRIKSEFLANMSHEIRTPMNGILGMVQLVSNTELDAKQKRMIEVISSSGNSLLVILNDILDLSKLDADKMLLENREFKLSALLYELEQIFKSQADHKNIEFKIVKEKVDSVDLVQGDETRLKQVLMNLLGNAFKFTECGTVTLSVALKEKNSNEVMLLFSVIDSGIGISQHSIKTLFDAFTQADTSTTRRFGGTGLGLTISSKILNLMGSNLQVESELDKGSTFYFQLRLNIPIANTSVKQQAQLPDVNIKNKDVQVLIAEDNPVNQIVLESFLKAMGIKHIIVADNGEIALELCTKQQFDLIMMDIQMPVMGGLLATKYIRELANYHDVPIIAVTANITEKDEPEYVTAGITNTINKPIEFNSLKVIIDQYSE; encoded by the coding sequence ATGCTGAAACAGTTAATTGGTTCTTTATCTATTAAAGTATTATCTTCGTTGGCTATTTTTATTTTAATACAAATAATAGTTTACGTTGTTATTAATGAGCGAACCGACAAAATAGAGCAAGCCAGTAAAAATGTATTGAATATTAATGGGCTGTCAGTTGTTGTATTTGAAATTAACAAAGATATTTTACAGATTCAACGAGATATTTCGGTTTATGGTGTGTCGGGTAGCGAGGTTATTTTTGATAAAATAAAAAGCACTCAGCAAAGTATTCAAGCGCGGTTAATTGAAGCACAACAGCGAATTCAGCAACACAAGATTAAAAACTCATTAAACGCCATGCAATCATTGGTTTTAAATTATGGCAAAAGTATCGATAGTCTTAAAAAACGATATGATGAAAAGTCTAAAATTATTGAGCAACAGTTACCAAATACCTACGAATTAGCATTAACTACCTTAGCAAGCAGGGATCGAGAAACGGCCAAGCTGGGCAAGGATTTATTATTGTTTCAGCTAAAGGATCATTGGCATCATCTGTATCGCAATTCAATCCTGTTTTTAACTCAACGCGATTACGCCAAACGTAGTCAAGTAAAACAGCGGCTACAATTAATTAAACAATTAACCAACAGTGGCGCTACAAACAAAATGATTGGCCACAACAAGGTCGAGCAACTAAATAGTTTAACAACTAAATTCGAGTCTTTATTTGCTCAGGCCATTCAAGCTAATAGAAACTATTTAACCTTAAGTAATATTGTTATTGCCGGTGATTCGGTCGAGTTTTCAGCACTTGCCAAAAAATTGCAAGAAGATGCATTGTTGTTGCTTAGTGATATTTCGAAAACCAGTCAAGAGAGCATTGATGCTGCGCAAACTGTTATTCAAGTGTCGTTATTTTTGTCTGTTACCTTGTTTATTCTTTTCGCTTTATTTTTTCACTTTCATATTATTAAAGCGATTAACAGGCTCACATTTAGTTTTAGATCATTTCTAAATGGTGATTTCTCAGCAAACATAGCTGATATTAACCGTGAAGACGAAATAGGGTTTTTAGCCCAAGCAGCAAATAAATTTAGAGTGCTAAACGAGCGCCTAGTTGAAGCAAAAAAAGCGGCAGAAGAAACATCCCGAATCAAATCTGAGTTTTTAGCTAATATGAGCCATGAAATACGCACTCCCATGAACGGTATTTTAGGCATGGTACAGCTAGTGAGTAATACAGAGCTTGATGCTAAACAAAAACGCATGATTGAGGTTATTAGCTCTTCAGGTAACAGTTTATTGGTTATTCTTAATGACATTCTTGATTTAAGTAAGCTTGATGCCGATAAAATGCTACTAGAAAATAGAGAGTTTAAATTAAGTGCTTTATTGTATGAGCTGGAACAAATTTTTAAATCGCAAGCCGACCATAAAAATATAGAGTTTAAAATAGTAAAAGAAAAAGTAGATTCTGTTGATTTGGTACAAGGCGACGAAACCCGTTTAAAACAAGTACTAATGAATTTATTGGGGAATGCATTTAAATTTACAGAGTGTGGAACAGTAACATTATCTGTTGCTCTAAAAGAGAAAAATAGCAATGAAGTGATGTTACTATTTAGCGTTATCGATAGTGGTATAGGTATTTCACAACATAGTATAAAAACGTTATTTGATGCTTTTACACAAGCTGACACTTCAACAACACGTCGTTTTGGTGGTACAGGGCTTGGATTAACTATCTCTAGTAAAATATTAAACTTAATGGGCAGTAATTTACAAGTAGAAAGTGAATTGGATAAGGGTTCGACATTTTACTTTCAGCTAAGGCTTAATATTCCCATTGCAAATACAAGCGTAAAACAACAAGCACAATTACCCGATGTAAATATTAAAAATAAAGATGTGCAGGTATTAATTGCCGAAGATAATCCGGTAAATCAAATCGTGCTAGAAAGCTTTTTAAAAGCAATGGGTATTAAACATATTATCGTGGCAGATAATGGTGAAATAGCGCTTGAACTATGTACTAAACAACAATTTGATTTAATTATGATGGATATCCAAATGCCGGTAATGGGCGGGCTTTTGGCAACTAAATATATTAGGGAACTAGCCAATTACCACGATGTGCCGATTATTGCCGTTACTGCAAACATCACTGAGAAAGACGAGCCTGAGTACGTGACAGCGGGTATAACTAACACTATAAACAAGCCTATAGAATTCAATAGTTTAAAAGTTATAATTGACCAGTATAGCGAGTAA
- a CDS encoding ATP-binding protein — protein sequence MPINLKKRIIRQVSNYTLLFPISLSAIITLIVVAIIINEASLSRSVLGSVELEIIDKNQSINSQTQEVIENYRRDIRFLHATPPIKGLARASNNKGVDPLENTTYAQWKTRLEIIFAAFLKNNPDYEQLRIISTNKKGQELVRVDRVQGAVEVIDLNKLQNKGAQEYFTASSKLSDGEMYLSEISLNREYGKIEFPYRPMLRLSMPIFDENQNRFGFIIINVNANNLISIISNSINSPFEIALTDSNGYFLLHPNKNFTFGKDLGSDISINNNYTFNPVANSSLSLIKPKSIAQTSYYTARKQITLALGEKQNFLSSHVLAPVEYIKNIEMERRTKLYTFLLILVILLTIILAFFNRSLRKSQELANARAQSEAIITGSSDAVIGITNNGIVSSWNNAATLMFKLGELEAIGKPINDLKIIDQLNFNEIIEKFTDGTRQFKQDASISNGSTKRYFSLSLSAIIDQFGMFIGIAIIARDVTKERTIENEIIKVNHELENKVAIRTKELKQASEVKSAFISNISHEMRTPLNGIVGTLNLIKKEPLSETQKNYLEMTEVSVSALSVLINDILDLSKIEAGKLELNFKEFNLIKLIESVCGSMAVKAQEKGLEFVLDVVNLKCKTITTDPHRFSQILTNLVNNAIKFTETGFIKVTAYCEQTSNDTVTVHVKVTDSGVGIAQENQNKLFTAFSQEDKSVASKFGGTGLGLSICRQLCSLLGGEISFESEKSLGSSFHIKLTLSNDDTTHYSFAPRLKNKSFAIVTKNNELADSINNLIAAFSGNSFSAEQLQQSLVSDDIKNVSLPDFILIEQDDTLLKRLDEMWPTIANHHVIKVILLANRGYPQIKTRHVQASLLSKPILISEFLKTVADERSLEDKISAGSSNININKRRESDSVKTDNSDFKGAHVLIVDDNEINIEVAAGILSCLSLEIDTASNGQQAVEKLVNSVANNHQYHCVFMDCQMPILNGYDAAKQIRAGEAAPQNIDIPIVAMTANAMMGERQKCLDAGMSDYITKPISAEVLVATATKWLSSTFIKEAPLENNQLNEINKPISDTLDSQSLPDWDKDNALSRLLNNEELLIKVCELYLQSTPMKLEELEDAINNNNLSQISKLSHGLKGSSGDVGAANLHKLFDELEVMASENAMGSMKNKLELIQTSYKKLESTINSYLEIQPSS from the coding sequence ATGCCAATAAATCTTAAGAAAAGGATAATTCGTCAGGTAAGTAATTACACCCTTTTATTCCCTATTTCTTTATCCGCCATAATTACCTTAATTGTTGTAGCCATTATTATTAATGAAGCAAGTTTATCGCGCTCAGTACTTGGCTCTGTAGAACTAGAAATAATAGACAAAAACCAATCTATTAATTCACAAACACAAGAGGTTATTGAAAACTACCGTCGAGATATTCGTTTTTTACACGCAACCCCTCCAATCAAAGGTTTAGCCAGGGCATCAAATAACAAAGGTGTAGACCCACTAGAGAACACCACCTATGCTCAATGGAAAACAAGGCTTGAAATTATATTTGCAGCGTTTTTAAAAAATAACCCCGATTACGAGCAGCTAAGAATCATCAGTACCAACAAAAAAGGACAAGAACTGGTAAGGGTTGATCGCGTTCAGGGTGCAGTAGAGGTTATAGATTTAAATAAGCTCCAAAATAAAGGAGCGCAAGAGTACTTTACGGCCAGCAGTAAACTCTCTGATGGCGAAATGTATCTGTCTGAAATTTCGTTGAATAGAGAGTACGGTAAAATAGAGTTTCCTTATCGCCCGATGTTGAGGCTGTCTATGCCAATTTTTGATGAAAATCAAAATAGATTTGGCTTTATCATAATTAACGTTAATGCTAATAACTTAATAAGCATTATTAGCAACAGTATTAATTCACCATTTGAAATCGCTTTAACTGACAGTAACGGCTATTTTTTATTGCATCCAAATAAAAACTTCACCTTTGGTAAAGACCTAGGTAGTGATATTAGCATCAATAATAATTACACTTTCAACCCCGTTGCTAATAGCTCATTGTCGCTTATAAAACCAAAAAGCATTGCGCAAACAAGTTATTACACTGCAAGAAAACAAATCACTTTAGCGCTGGGTGAAAAACAAAACTTTTTATCTAGCCACGTTTTAGCGCCTGTTGAGTATATAAAAAATATTGAAATGGAACGCAGAACAAAGCTCTACACCTTTTTGCTTATTTTGGTTATTTTATTAACTATCATTCTCGCATTTTTCAATCGTAGTCTTCGCAAAAGCCAAGAGCTTGCAAATGCGCGCGCACAATCTGAGGCAATTATAACCGGCTCATCTGATGCGGTAATTGGCATTACCAATAACGGTATTGTATCTAGTTGGAATAATGCCGCAACTCTGATGTTTAAGCTTGGAGAGTTAGAAGCAATTGGAAAACCAATTAATGATTTAAAAATAATAGATCAGCTAAATTTTAACGAGATAATTGAAAAGTTCACTGATGGTACTCGTCAATTTAAGCAAGACGCTAGTATCAGTAACGGCTCTACTAAACGCTACTTTTCACTCTCTTTATCAGCCATTATCGATCAATTTGGAATGTTTATTGGTATTGCAATAATAGCCAGAGATGTAACCAAAGAGCGCACCATTGAGAATGAAATAATAAAAGTAAATCATGAGCTTGAAAATAAAGTAGCCATTCGCACTAAAGAGCTCAAACAAGCCAGTGAAGTAAAAAGCGCGTTTATTTCTAATATAAGCCATGAAATGCGTACTCCACTTAATGGCATAGTGGGTACTTTAAACTTAATAAAAAAAGAGCCATTGAGTGAAACACAAAAAAACTATTTAGAAATGACCGAAGTGAGTGTGAGTGCTTTATCTGTATTAATAAATGATATTTTGGATTTATCTAAAATAGAAGCAGGTAAACTTGAGTTGAACTTTAAAGAGTTTAATTTAATAAAATTAATCGAAAGTGTTTGTGGCAGTATGGCTGTTAAAGCTCAGGAGAAAGGCCTCGAATTTGTTTTAGATGTTGTGAATTTAAAATGTAAAACGATTACAACTGACCCCCATCGTTTTTCACAAATTCTGACTAACTTAGTAAATAATGCGATTAAATTTACTGAAACTGGGTTTATAAAGGTCACCGCTTATTGCGAGCAAACAAGCAATGATACTGTGACCGTTCACGTAAAAGTTACCGATAGCGGTGTGGGCATTGCACAAGAAAACCAGAACAAATTATTTACCGCCTTTTCCCAAGAAGATAAAAGCGTGGCATCTAAATTTGGTGGAACAGGGCTGGGGCTTTCTATATGCAGACAGCTTTGCAGCCTGCTGGGAGGAGAAATTAGCTTTGAGTCAGAAAAGTCTCTAGGTAGTAGTTTTCACATAAAACTAACACTGAGCAATGATGATACAACTCATTATAGTTTTGCCCCACGATTAAAAAACAAAAGCTTCGCTATTGTGACTAAAAATAACGAGTTAGCCGACAGCATAAATAATTTAATAGCTGCTTTTTCTGGAAATAGTTTTTCAGCTGAACAATTACAACAATCTCTTGTTTCAGATGATATAAAAAACGTGTCTTTACCTGACTTTATACTTATTGAACAAGACGACACATTGTTAAAACGTTTAGATGAAATGTGGCCAACTATTGCTAATCATCATGTAATTAAAGTTATTTTATTAGCAAATCGCGGTTATCCTCAAATTAAAACAAGACACGTGCAAGCCAGCTTACTTTCTAAACCAATACTTATTTCAGAGTTTTTAAAAACAGTCGCCGATGAACGCAGCCTTGAAGATAAAATAAGTGCTGGTAGCAGTAATATTAATATTAACAAACGCCGTGAATCAGACTCAGTTAAAACTGATAACTCTGACTTTAAAGGGGCACATGTTCTTATCGTTGATGATAACGAAATAAATATAGAAGTAGCCGCGGGTATATTGTCATGTTTATCTTTAGAGATAGATACCGCGTCAAATGGCCAACAAGCAGTAGAAAAACTTGTTAACTCGGTGGCCAATAATCATCAATACCACTGTGTATTTATGGACTGCCAAATGCCTATATTGAATGGTTATGATGCAGCAAAACAAATAAGAGCTGGTGAAGCAGCGCCTCAAAATATTGATATTCCCATAGTCGCTATGACTGCTAATGCAATGATGGGTGAAAGACAAAAATGCCTAGATGCGGGAATGAGTGATTACATCACTAAACCAATCTCTGCAGAGGTATTAGTTGCAACGGCTACAAAGTGGTTGTCTTCAACTTTTATAAAAGAAGCTCCATTGGAAAATAATCAGCTTAACGAAATTAATAAACCAATTTCTGATACTTTGGATAGTCAAAGTTTACCTGATTGGGATAAAGATAACGCGCTATCTCGGTTATTAAATAATGAAGAGCTTCTTATAAAAGTATGTGAATTATACCTTCAGAGTACACCAATGAAGCTAGAAGAACTTGAGGATGCAATAAATAACAATAATTTATCGCAAATATCAAAATTAAGTCATGGCTTGAAAGGCTCATCAGGTGATGTAGGTGCGGCTAACTTGCATAAATTATTTGATGAATTAGAAGTAATGGCCAGTGAAAATGCCATGGGCAGTATGAAGAATAAATTAGAGCTCATTCAAACTAGCTACAAAAAACTCGAATCAACCATTAACAGCTACTTAGAGATACAACCCAGTAGTTAG
- a CDS encoding two-component system response regulator, whose amino-acid sequence MLTTVDQSFAHRVLIVDDEPTSLMILEGALSDIAEVICSDTGFGAIEKAQQFLPEIILLDIELPDISGLEVCKRLKNDPKTSGVTVIFITSHNESKFEHLSLELGGIDYIQKPVDLKVCRLRVGNHLKLKTQEQQLKHSQRLLAIESERLRVTLNSIGDAVIATDKDEKITFMNPIAEMMTGWVMHEAVGNHISEVMQLRDATTKHKSLNPISIALKEQRRVAMALNCQLTSLNGRIHRVEDSASPIRDEKGNIIGAIIVFHDVSESIAMAVKMSHLANHDQLTDLPNRILLHDRVAHACQVSVRNGFLVALMLIDIDHFKYLNDTEGHHVGDQIIKLVAKRLESIVDLNTTLARVGGDEFVLLLPDIKSPCHVDAVASDILYAMHQPFRVDGREFNLTISVGISINPTDSDSAELMMSHADAAMYKAKEHGRDRFCYFSDDLEHEFHQRQNIDKILRNALENDTLEVHFQPKLSLKNKLIIGAEALVRLRDEEGSLISPLHFIPLAEETGLINKLGHSVLKQSCRAAKRWLDKGHPIKVAVNVAAKQFTDPKFIESVAQILEDTELPSGYLELEVTESALMSDFDETSRILNGLSNLGLSIAIDDFGTGYSSLSYLKLFPVDVLKIDQSFVKDMVDDKQSLDIVKAITHLAHSLNLRIVGEGIETQAQLDTLISLECEEGQGFLFSKALPENEFENLIF is encoded by the coding sequence GTGTTAACCACTGTAGATCAAAGCTTTGCGCATCGAGTACTTATTGTTGATGATGAACCCACTAGTTTAATGATTTTAGAGGGAGCTTTATCAGATATTGCAGAAGTTATATGTAGCGATACTGGTTTTGGCGCCATTGAAAAAGCACAGCAGTTCTTACCAGAAATTATTTTATTAGATATTGAATTACCTGATATTAGCGGGTTAGAAGTGTGTAAACGCTTAAAAAACGATCCCAAAACTAGTGGTGTAACAGTAATATTTATTACCTCCCATAATGAGAGTAAGTTTGAGCATTTGTCTTTAGAGTTGGGTGGGATTGACTATATACAAAAGCCCGTTGATCTTAAGGTATGCCGCTTGCGCGTTGGCAATCATCTAAAACTAAAAACACAAGAGCAACAACTAAAACATTCACAGCGTTTACTTGCTATTGAATCAGAAAGATTGCGCGTAACGCTCAACTCGATTGGCGACGCAGTTATAGCAACAGACAAAGACGAAAAAATAACGTTTATGAACCCGATTGCAGAGATGATGACCGGTTGGGTAATGCATGAAGCAGTTGGTAATCATATTTCAGAGGTTATGCAACTACGGGATGCAACCACAAAGCACAAAAGCCTTAATCCAATTTCTATTGCTTTAAAAGAGCAGCGAAGAGTAGCTATGGCGCTTAATTGCCAATTAACGAGCTTAAATGGCAGAATTCATCGGGTTGAGGATTCTGCTTCCCCCATCAGAGATGAAAAGGGGAATATTATTGGCGCGATTATAGTTTTTCATGATGTGAGCGAGTCGATTGCGATGGCTGTTAAGATGAGCCATTTAGCAAACCATGACCAATTAACCGATTTACCCAATCGAATTTTATTACATGATCGCGTTGCGCATGCTTGTCAGGTATCTGTGCGTAATGGTTTTTTAGTGGCGTTAATGTTAATTGATATTGATCATTTTAAATATTTAAATGATACAGAGGGACACCATGTTGGCGACCAAATCATAAAACTGGTTGCTAAACGACTTGAATCTATTGTTGATTTAAATACGACCTTGGCCCGTGTTGGCGGGGATGAATTTGTATTGTTGCTCCCAGATATTAAATCGCCGTGTCATGTTGATGCTGTTGCATCTGATATTTTGTATGCAATGCATCAACCTTTTCGTGTTGATGGAAGAGAGTTTAATTTAACTATAAGCGTGGGAATTAGTATTAATCCAACGGATTCTGATTCTGCCGAATTAATGATGTCGCATGCTGATGCAGCAATGTATAAAGCCAAAGAGCACGGTAGAGATAGATTTTGTTATTTTTCAGATGACTTAGAACATGAGTTTCATCAACGTCAAAATATAGATAAGATTTTAAGAAATGCACTTGAAAATGACACGTTGGAAGTTCACTTTCAGCCCAAACTTAGCCTAAAAAATAAATTAATTATAGGCGCTGAGGCGTTAGTAAGGTTAAGAGATGAGGAGGGGAGTTTAATATCTCCGTTACACTTTATTCCATTAGCTGAAGAGACTGGTTTAATTAATAAGTTGGGTCATAGCGTTTTAAAACAAAGCTGCAGAGCGGCTAAACGCTGGCTAGATAAAGGCCATCCAATTAAAGTTGCTGTTAATGTGGCGGCTAAACAATTTACAGATCCTAAATTTATAGAAAGCGTAGCGCAAATACTTGAGGATACTGAGCTTCCTAGTGGTTATCTTGAATTAGAGGTGACAGAAAGCGCTTTAATGAGTGATTTTGATGAAACAAGTAGAATATTAAACGGACTTTCAAACCTTGGTTTGAGCATAGCGATAGATGACTTTGGAACGGGTTATTCGAGCTTGTCGTATTTAAAACTATTCCCTGTTGATGTATTAAAGATTGACCAGTCATTTGTTAAAGATATGGTTGATGATAAGCAAAGCCTAGATATAGTGAAAGCAATTACCCATTTAGCGCATTCATTGAATTTGAGGATAGTTGGTGAAGGCATTGAAACTCAAGCACAGCTAGATACACTTATTTCGCTTGAGTGTGAAGAAGGGCAAGGGTTTTTGTTTAGCAAGGCTTTACCTGAAAATGAATTTGAAAATCTCATTTTCTGA
- the ahpC gene encoding alkyl hydroperoxide reductase subunit C, which yields MSTSLINTKLQPFNATAYHNGDFVELTEKDVLGKWSIFFFYPADFTFVCPTELGDLADHYAQLQEMGVEVYSVSTDTHFTHKAWHDTSDTIGKITYPMIGDPTGRITRNFGVMIEDDGLALRGTFVMNPEGEIKVVETHDLGIGRSAKELVRKVQAAQYIATHDGEVCPASWQPGEDTLAPSLDLVGKI from the coding sequence ATGAGCACTTCATTGATTAACACAAAATTACAACCTTTCAATGCAACAGCTTACCACAATGGTGACTTTGTAGAACTCACTGAAAAAGACGTATTAGGTAAGTGGTCTATCTTTTTCTTTTACCCAGCAGATTTCACATTTGTATGCCCAACTGAATTAGGTGACCTTGCAGATCATTATGCACAGCTACAAGAAATGGGCGTAGAGGTTTACTCGGTATCAACAGATACGCACTTTACTCACAAAGCTTGGCATGACACGTCAGACACTATCGGTAAAATTACTTACCCAATGATTGGCGACCCAACAGGACGCATTACACGTAACTTTGGTGTAATGATTGAAGATGATGGTTTAGCTCTTCGCGGTACATTTGTAATGAACCCAGAGGGTGAAATCAAAGTTGTTGAAACGCATGATTTAGGTATTGGTCGTAGTGCTAAAGAACTTGTTCGTAAAGTACAAGCCGCACAATACATTGCCACGCATGACGGCGAAGTATGTCCTGCATCTTGGCAGCCAGGTGAAGACACATTAGCACCTTCACTAGACCTAGTTGGTAAGATTTAA
- the ahpF gene encoding alkyl hydroperoxide reductase subunit F, giving the protein MLDNNIKNQLKSHFESLTQPVELLIALDDSKKSTEVESLANDLASLSDKFSVSNNPDTSARRPSMVVHSPQKNTHITFAGVPMGHEFTSLVLALLHTGGHPSKASQEDIEQIQTLEQTLNFEVYISLSCQTCPQVVQALNTMAATNSNIKATMIDGALFQDEVEQRNILAVPAVYLNGEPFSQGAMSLTDILNKVDSKGAQRQAKALNEKSVFDVLVVGGGPAGASAAIYSARKGLNTGVVADRFGGQVADTLAIENFISVKATEGPKMVAQLEEHVKEYDVDVMHNQRAENLQKGSNGYDITLENGAVLQAKSLVLATGARWREMNVPGEQQYKGHGVAYCPHCDGPLFKGKPVAVIGGGNSGIEAAIDLANIVEHVTVLEFADALRADEVLIRKANSLKNITIIKNAQTTEVLGDGNKVIGLNYTDRVSGESKELVLAGIFVQIGLIPNTEWLKESDLELSQFGEILIDAKGATSLPGIYGAGDATNTPFKQIIIAMGAGATASLGAFDYLIRQTPDAEQNAA; this is encoded by the coding sequence ATGTTAGACAACAACATAAAGAACCAATTAAAAAGCCATTTTGAATCGCTGACTCAGCCTGTTGAGCTGCTTATCGCCTTGGATGACAGCAAAAAATCAACAGAAGTAGAAAGTTTAGCGAATGATTTAGCATCACTAAGCGATAAGTTTAGTGTAAGTAACAATCCAGATACTTCGGCACGCAGACCTTCAATGGTGGTGCATTCGCCACAAAAAAATACTCATATTACCTTTGCAGGGGTACCTATGGGTCATGAATTTACTAGTTTAGTGTTAGCGCTATTACATACGGGGGGGCACCCTAGTAAAGCCAGTCAAGAAGATATTGAACAAATACAAACACTTGAGCAAACACTCAATTTTGAAGTGTATATTAGTTTGAGCTGCCAAACCTGCCCGCAAGTGGTTCAAGCGCTAAATACAATGGCTGCTACAAATAGCAATATCAAAGCCACCATGATTGATGGTGCTCTGTTTCAAGATGAAGTAGAACAACGAAATATATTGGCTGTACCCGCTGTTTACTTAAACGGAGAGCCTTTTAGCCAAGGGGCAATGAGCCTAACCGATATTTTAAATAAAGTTGATAGCAAAGGTGCACAGCGCCAAGCCAAAGCATTGAATGAAAAATCAGTGTTTGATGTTCTTGTCGTCGGTGGTGGGCCAGCAGGTGCTTCGGCAGCTATTTATTCTGCACGTAAAGGGCTAAATACGGGGGTGGTTGCCGATCGATTTGGTGGCCAGGTAGCTGACACATTGGCCATTGAAAACTTTATTTCGGTAAAAGCAACCGAAGGGCCAAAAATGGTGGCTCAGCTTGAAGAGCATGTTAAAGAATATGATGTTGATGTAATGCACAACCAACGCGCGGAAAATTTGCAAAAAGGCAGTAATGGCTATGACATTACTTTAGAAAATGGCGCTGTATTACAAGCTAAATCACTTGTGCTAGCAACCGGTGCACGCTGGCGTGAAATGAATGTACCTGGCGAGCAACAATATAAAGGCCACGGCGTTGCATACTGCCCGCATTGTGATGGCCCATTATTTAAAGGCAAACCTGTTGCTGTAATAGGTGGCGGTAACTCAGGTATTGAAGCGGCTATTGATTTAGCTAACATTGTAGAGCATGTAACGGTGCTTGAATTTGCCGATGCGTTACGTGCCGACGAAGTACTTATTCGTAAAGCAAATAGCTTAAAAAACATTACTATTATTAAAAATGCACAAACTACTGAAGTACTCGGTGATGGTAACAAAGTAATAGGCCTTAATTATACCGATCGTGTTTCTGGAGAAAGTAAGGAGCTAGTTTTAGCCGGTATATTTGTACAAATTGGTTTGATACCGAACACCGAATGGTTAAAAGAGAGTGACCTTGAGCTTAGTCAATTTGGTGAAATACTCATTGATGCTAAAGGTGCAACGTCGTTACCAGGTATATACGGGGCGGGCGATGCGACCAATACGCCATTTAAGCAAATTATTATTGCTATGGGCGCCGGAGCAACTGCTAGCTTAGGAGCTTTTGACTACTTAATTCGCCAAACACCCGATGCAGAGCAAAATGCTGCTTAA
- a CDS encoding DUF3185 family protein, giving the protein MTNKIIGIVLIVIGVALGMWGYDVYDSAASQVTRAFNGETPVEAWLGFIGGAVCILVGLTRLK; this is encoded by the coding sequence ATGACAAATAAAATCATTGGTATTGTACTTATTGTTATTGGCGTAGCACTTGGTATGTGGGGTTATGATGTTTACGATTCTGCAGCTTCACAAGTTACTCGTGCATTCAATGGCGAAACCCCAGTAGAAGCATGGCTTGGCTTTATTGGTGGCGCAGTTTGTATTTTAGTAGGCCTTACCCGACTTAAATAA